In the genome of Kazachstania africana CBS 2517 chromosome 6, complete genome, the window TTCATCGAGCCAACAGGTCACGGcttgaaagaattagacatcgaattaatgaaaaaagttTCTCGTTACACTAATGTTTTACCTATAATAACAAAGGCTGATTCTTTCACGAAGgaagaattgaaacaatTCAAAGCAAATGTAATGCAAGATATTGAAGCTTTCAATGTGCCAGtctataaatttgaagttgatcctgataatgataatttgGAAGCCATTGAGGAAAATGAAGCATTGGCTTCACTACAACCTTTTGCAGTTATTTGCTCAGATATCTTGGATTCCGACGGGAAATACATCAGAGAATATCCATGGggtaaaattaaaatagATGACGAAAAGGTTTCAGATTTACGTATATTGAAAAGCGTACTTTTTGGTTCACATTTACaagaatttaaagataCTACACAAAATCTTCTATACGAAAATTATCGTTCTGAAAAGTTATCAACGGTCACTAGAAATGATTCAATTGAACCTGCTGAGGATAAGAGAGCAAGTGCTGCTCCAAGCTTAAGTAACTTTGCTTCTCTAATAAATACAGGCAGCTTCAAATCACAACAATCACTTGCATTCAACTCTTCATCAAATGACGTACCAAGCACACCAGAAATGAGGATtaaagaggaagatgaaTACGACAGTGAAAGAGGATCAGTTAAGGAATCTCCAATAAAACAATTGTCTGATGAAATAAGAAacgaaaatgaagaaatcatAAGATCAATAAAGAAAGGATCCGCAATATCCTTACCGCTTAAGGATTCAACAGATAGGTCAAAACTAAGGAATATCTCTGAAACCGTCCCATATGTACTAAGGCACGAAAGAATCCTCGCAAGACAGCAGAAATTGGAGGAGTTAGAGGCGCAATCAGCcaaagaattacaaaagagaattattgaacttgaaagaaaggctcaagaattgaaattaaaagaaagattattgGAGACTAGAAACAGCGCTATTAATAATTCCAGTCATTCATTAATGTCTTCAGGAACTGTTCAAAGTCAACTTAAAAAAGGCGACACCTTTACAGATTTAGCGTCAATTGTATCAGGTAAAAACTAAATAACCACACATTAGacaattatttttaaatgCGTTTATATATTAGTAATTAAAATATCTACATAAATTCACGTTTTTTTATCATGTATTCCTCatatcaagaaaacaaagaaatacACCAACCAATAGTTTTGATTCAACCACCAACGTATATGCAGAAAATGTAAGAAGCAATATAAAATGTGAAGAGTGGGAATAGATAGCACGGAAAAGCTAaaagaaagcaaaaaaagaagatacCAAAATGACatataaatgaatatattcaatgatttgataaatatgTAACAATATTAATTTATGGGAGGCGATTCGCTAAAGCTGCAGGGCCTTTCTTACAACTTATTATAACTAGACATATATGTATTGGAATTTGCTGTGCTGATACCAACACTTGAATTACTATTGTTTGCACTTCTCCTAGCTTGAGGGCCTCTAACTCCTAAAggattctttgaaaaactcaATCTGATCCCTCCTTTGCTATTGATTGTAGAACGAGGTAATTGGCTACCATATAATTTTGCTAGAGCTCTAGTGGAAAAACTGACGTCATCGAATTCAACAAAACACATTGGCCCATGACCATGACCATGTCCAGGAATGCTCTTGTTTTTGAATGACAATCTTCTAAAACCTTCTTGGCTAGAAAATAGCTGCCTTAATTCCTGTTCTGTCGCGTCAGGAGGTAGATTACCAACATACAAAGTGTTACAAGGTGGATTTTGATCAGCAGGATTGGCTGGGGGTGGAATTTTAgctaataatgataaatcaGCTTGTGATATTGCTGACTCGTTTTTAACATTGGCTGCATTACTAACATTTGGCCTCTTCTTCTCGGAATTAGGGTTTTCGACGTTGACATTTGAAATGTTATTTAGCACTCCATTATTACCTAACGATGAGTTTATACCCATTGCAGCAGGAGTATTATATTGCTGTGAGAAAGGTGTACTAATCAAACTTCTGTAGGATGCGTCCGGCTTTAATGATTGTTGTCCCAACTGAATCGAACTGCTTTGAGATGCTATGGTGTTTGCATTCGAGATTTGAGGAGGATATTGCATTTGCTGTGGATAATTGGAACCTGCCATCAATATATTGGAAGAATCTTTTGATGATGTAACAGATGCAGAATCAGAAGCTCTCATATAGTTGTTTAACGAAGTAGGTGGGAGATACTGTTGCATGGCACTATAAGAGCTTTGTGATGCCAATGGACCAACCGAGCTAGCACTTTCTGAGACGGTCGAATGTCCTATATTCCCATTAGCACTTTGAGGCATTATATCAGAAGTGGTGCTGTTATGATTCATAACCGAATTAAAAAGAATGCTGTTTTTTCTAACATCGAGTGGACCCCATTCAAATACTGGAGTAGAAGACTGAGgaaattcatttaatgtGGCACTAACAGGTTGCGTAGTTATAGGATTccaaatatcttcattattgtcACTTTCCATTGTGAAAAGAGTCTTGCTTGTAGCTGGCATACTACTATTAGTGttagtattattaatatCGTTACTACTGTTATTGTTGATAGTAGTGTTAGAACTATTATTTTGACCTATGCTTTCTTGTTGGGAAGGAGCAAAGTAAGGATCATTGGTAAATGGATCACTGAAGGAAAACCTTGATTTTGGGAAAATCATCGAATTTTTCCTATTAGAAGCTGGCTTGTTAGAATTAGAATCTGGGGAAGAACCGAAAACTGGCAACAGTCGTACATCACTCGAAAGTAAGTAATTATGTTGTTTAGGCACAATCCCCCTGTAATCAATGGGTTTGTTtgtaatttcatcaataacTTCAATTATACAAGCTGAGTCACTACCTGGACCAAATATATCACACTTGGTACTTAATATAGAGGCATATTGTGAAACAATTACTAAGTTATCAAACTTGGCAATTATAACCGAAGTATTATCAGAGCCTGAAGTTTTACTAAGTTCCACATTCAGTATACCAGTTGCCAAGGCAAATATCGAATGACACTCTCTAAGAGTAATATCTTCTGGGATGTGACTAATTTTTAACAAATATGGACCATGTGAAATAAGcttttcctcttcatttgataccatatcatcatcatcatttataTCAATGCCACTGATAGACAAATTGTGAAGTACTGATGATAGATTTAAAGGAGAGGAATTATGTTCATTGACAAGCGGCACAGAATCATTATTTGGCCTATTTAAGTTGCTGCCGTTGGTATATTGAACGGAATTCGCGCTTTCCAATGTCGGTGAGATGTTTGGCACTGCATTAAAGGATGCATTTTCTGAGCTTGATGTGAAACCAGGCTGGTTGAACAGATTAGTAGCCTCTGGttgtttttgttcttttatTAGGGACATTTGGTATGCAATTTGAAGTAAATACTAGGTAATGCCTGCTTTATACAGaaataattgatgaatatgtgactttttttttgggaatatgataaattgaatctaTGTAGATTTCTAATTGCAATAAATATTACAATATTCTTGATTTGTTATGATCTTTAGACTCTTaaatgttgaaaaaatgaacTTAATATGAATGGATCTATGCTATGAGTATATCGATGACTATGATAGTCCTTCCTAGAAAAGCGGTTACAAAACTTTTAATTGTAATTAACGCAGGATTTCCTGATTCAAGTAAAAGTTGTTTCTTCCTATTTCTTCCTGTCCTTGATTGGATGTTTTGCTCGACAAGATTTAGATGGTATCTTCTCTTTCCTGGATATAAACTAGATTACAATTGGAGTATGCTTGAAAGATAACTCGGATACTTGATAAAACACTTGGCAGATGTGGCTATTTGAGACGTTGTCGTATATCttgttttatatatttgGTGGCAAAAATCGGTAAAGAGATCTTTGTTGACTAATTTTATGACTTTACGGTATGCGCTGGTCGAAAAACCCagcaaaaaagaaacatgcTTGCCAGTCAATTCGTGATGAAAAAGACTGACAGGAGCTCACCATTTGCTTGACAGGCATGAATATCTTCTATCTCCAGATTGCTATCAGATATGCATGTCATTGACATATTTAGAAGTCAACTACACTATGATGATTCAAATATACGTTTTAAAATTGGATCCAATCGGTGCGTACTTACTTCATACTGACCAATCATATTTCGGATTTTGCAACGGTCGTGttaaaaaatgaatcaaatgtCAAATAATTGATAAACAAAAGTCTGATTTCAAC includes:
- the SHS1 gene encoding septin SHS1 (similar to Saccharomyces cerevisiae SHS1 (YDL225W); ancestral locus Anc_2.51); translated protein: MSETNSPVPPVNLFRRKKGYRRGITYTLLLLGKSGTGKTTFANNLLESNIFSHQFNQVDTKDFTVSPRIKIIKPTKVVSFNSKNGIPSYMADFDPSRAQLESGVTITSTSLEILTGSDENDENYDDNDDNILFNLVNTYGVDENLDDSLCFDEISSYLEQQFDIVLSEETRIKRNPRFEDTRVHIALYFIEPTGHGLKELDIELMKKVSRYTNVLPIITKADSFTKEELKQFKANVMQDIEAFNVPVYKFEVDPDNDNLEAIEENEALASLQPFAVICSDILDSDGKYIREYPWGKIKIDDEKVSDLRILKSVLFGSHLQEFKDTTQNLLYENYRSEKLSTVTRNDSIEPAEDKRASAAPSLSNFASLINTGSFKSQQSLAFNSSSNDVPSTPEMRIKEEDEYDSERGSVKESPIKQLSDEIRNENEEIIRSIKKGSAISLPLKDSTDRSKLRNISETVPYVLRHERILARQQKLEELEAQSAKELQKRIIELERKAQELKLKERLLETRNSAINNSSHSLMSSGTVQSQLKKGDTFTDLASIVSGKN
- the WHI4 gene encoding Whi4p (similar to Saccharomyces cerevisiae WHI4 (YDL224C) and WHI3 (YNL197C); ancestral locus Anc_2.52), producing MSLIKEQKQPEATNLFNQPGFTSSSENASFNAVPNISPTLESANSVQYTNGSNLNRPNNDSVPLVNEHNSSPLNLSSVLHNLSISGIDINDDDDMVSNEEEKLISHGPYLLKISHIPEDITLRECHSIFALATGILNVELSKTSGSDNTSVIIAKFDNLVIVSQYASILSTKCDIFGPGSDSACIIEVIDEITNKPIDYRGIVPKQHNYLLSSDVRLLPVFGSSPDSNSNKPASNRKNSMIFPKSRFSFSDPFTNDPYFAPSQQESIGQNNSSNTTINNNSSNDINNTNTNSSMPATSKTLFTMESDNNEDIWNPITTQPVSATLNEFPQSSTPVFEWGPLDVRKNSILFNSVMNHNSTTSDIMPQSANGNIGHSTVSESASSVGPLASQSSYSAMQQYLPPTSLNNYMRASDSASVTSSKDSSNILMAGSNYPQQMQYPPQISNANTIASQSSSIQLGQQSLKPDASYRSLISTPFSQQYNTPAAMGINSSLGNNGVLNNISNVNVENPNSEKKRPNVSNAANVKNESAISQADLSLLAKIPPPANPADQNPPCNTLYVGNLPPDATEQELRQLFSSQEGFRRLSFKNKSIPGHGHGHGPMCFVEFDDVSFSTRALAKLYGSQLPRSTINSKGGIRLSFSKNPLGVRGPQARRSANNSNSSVGISTANSNTYMSSYNKL